A genomic stretch from Sphingobacterium sp. ML3W includes:
- a CDS encoding error-prone DNA polymerase gives MMGYCELQVTSNFSFLEGASHPEELMERAAQLGYRKIAVTDRNSFAGIVRAHSAAKKHGITLIPACRLDLQDGPSLLAYPTDKEAYGRLSSLLTIGNLRAEKGKCHLYRSDVYQYREGIRFIICPLTRLTAKFELEAGFLTSVTEYKQQLGVALYLGVKRLYRGDDAKLLFRMQQLGENLAIPLVALGDVYYHVPERRELQDVLTCIREKCTIQNAGFKLYPNAERYLKPIAEMERLFRPYPEAVSRTMEIAAACSFSLDDLKYVYPDELSSNGRTAQEELVYLTWKGAKDRFGDQIPDAIRDTIQMELDFIERKGYASYFLTVYDYVRFAKERGILCQGRGSAANSTICYCLGITSVNPAEFRLLFARFMSDARDEPPDIDVDFEHERREEVIQYIYEKYGRNRAAIVATVTQVRAKGAVRDVGKAMGLSMDTVGRLAGVVSSHWDDYIDLERLKEQGFNSDDPHLRKVLELTHQYIGFPRQLGQHTGGFVITQGNLHELCPLVNARMDNRTNLEWNKDDLEALGFLKVDVLALGMLTCIRKAFDLAKSHYGLDLTLAKIGEVEDPKVYDMICHADTLGVFQIESRAQMSMLPRLKPREFYDLVIEVAIVRPGPIQGDMVHPYLRRRNKEEAVDYPKEEIRAILEKTLGVPLFQEQAMEIAIVAAGFTPAEADELRRSMATFKAKGQVSVFKQKMIDGMVKKDYTVEFAERVFRQLEGFGSYGFPESHAASFALLVYVSSWIKCHYPDIFAASLLNSQPMGFYQPAQIVIDAERHGVKILPIDINHSFWDNTLEGKMGHPHALRLGLRQIKGFSEEEALLLTSARQHGYSAITTMMEVGLSLSGLERLAEADAFRSLGIDRRRALWEITALGDRPIGLFEGKPSPQSIEGQIELPLLRPSQHVVADYARTGLSIKAHPVSFLRDKLDLLHIVPTEKLNLIKNNMPVKVCGLITVRQRPGTSKGVLFVTIEDDTGFANVVIWSKVFEKYRKEILRAKLFMVAGKVQVEGEVIHIIAERCFDMSGLLKNLAEEDEQVNDVFYKGRNFH, from the coding sequence TTTAGTTTTCTGGAAGGAGCTTCCCATCCGGAAGAACTGATGGAACGTGCAGCACAATTGGGGTACCGCAAAATTGCGGTTACTGACCGGAATAGTTTTGCTGGTATTGTTCGCGCCCATAGTGCCGCGAAGAAGCACGGTATTACACTTATTCCAGCTTGTCGGCTGGACTTACAGGATGGTCCAAGTTTATTGGCGTATCCAACCGATAAAGAAGCTTATGGCCGGTTATCATCCTTATTGACCATAGGTAATCTGCGCGCTGAAAAAGGAAAATGTCATCTCTATCGATCGGATGTTTACCAGTATAGGGAAGGAATTCGATTTATTATCTGTCCACTCACTCGGTTAACGGCCAAATTTGAACTGGAAGCCGGTTTTCTCACTTCTGTAACGGAATATAAGCAGCAACTAGGCGTGGCCCTGTATTTGGGAGTCAAGCGGCTATACCGTGGTGATGATGCAAAGCTCTTGTTCCGTATGCAACAATTGGGCGAAAACCTTGCAATTCCCCTTGTTGCTTTGGGGGATGTCTATTATCATGTACCCGAAAGGCGGGAACTACAGGATGTTTTAACCTGCATCCGGGAGAAATGCACCATTCAGAATGCAGGATTTAAATTGTATCCCAATGCCGAACGGTATCTGAAACCTATAGCAGAGATGGAGCGCCTGTTTAGACCTTATCCTGAAGCCGTCTCACGGACAATGGAAATAGCAGCAGCATGCAGCTTCTCCTTAGATGATTTAAAATATGTTTATCCAGATGAACTGTCTTCTAATGGGCGTACCGCGCAGGAAGAATTGGTCTATTTGACATGGAAAGGAGCGAAAGATAGGTTTGGTGATCAGATCCCTGATGCTATCCGGGATACCATCCAGATGGAACTTGATTTTATCGAGCGTAAGGGCTATGCTTCTTATTTTCTGACCGTCTATGATTATGTGCGTTTTGCAAAAGAAAGGGGTATTTTATGTCAAGGACGTGGTTCGGCTGCCAATTCTACCATTTGTTACTGTCTGGGCATTACCTCAGTCAATCCTGCTGAATTCAGGTTGCTCTTTGCACGGTTTATGTCGGATGCGCGGGATGAACCACCTGATATCGATGTCGATTTTGAACATGAACGCCGCGAAGAGGTGATTCAGTACATCTATGAGAAATATGGTCGCAACCGCGCGGCTATTGTGGCGACGGTGACGCAGGTACGTGCTAAAGGGGCTGTACGTGATGTAGGGAAAGCAATGGGACTATCCATGGATACTGTCGGCCGTCTGGCCGGCGTGGTCAGCAGTCATTGGGACGATTATATTGATCTGGAGCGCTTGAAGGAACAAGGCTTTAATTCCGACGATCCGCATTTGCGTAAGGTACTCGAATTGACGCATCAGTATATTGGGTTTCCAAGGCAGCTGGGGCAACATACCGGTGGTTTTGTTATTACACAGGGTAATCTGCACGAGCTCTGTCCCTTGGTAAATGCCCGCATGGATAACCGAACCAACCTGGAGTGGAACAAAGATGATCTGGAGGCACTGGGTTTCCTCAAAGTAGATGTACTGGCATTGGGGATGCTGACCTGTATCCGGAAGGCTTTTGATCTTGCCAAAAGTCATTATGGGCTGGATCTGACGTTGGCCAAGATTGGTGAAGTTGAAGATCCAAAGGTATATGATATGATCTGTCATGCCGATACCCTGGGGGTATTTCAGATTGAGAGCCGGGCGCAGATGTCCATGTTGCCACGACTAAAGCCCAGGGAATTTTATGATCTGGTTATCGAGGTAGCTATTGTACGTCCGGGGCCGATACAGGGGGATATGGTGCATCCGTACCTGCGACGGCGAAATAAAGAAGAGGCTGTGGACTATCCTAAAGAAGAAATTAGGGCGATTTTGGAAAAAACACTGGGTGTTCCGCTGTTTCAGGAGCAGGCCATGGAGATTGCGATCGTTGCGGCCGGATTCACACCTGCCGAGGCAGATGAACTGCGCCGTAGTATGGCGACCTTTAAAGCAAAAGGGCAGGTGTCGGTGTTTAAGCAAAAGATGATAGACGGTATGGTGAAGAAAGATTATACCGTAGAGTTTGCTGAACGGGTTTTTCGGCAGCTGGAAGGATTCGGGAGTTACGGCTTTCCGGAAAGCCATGCGGCTTCTTTTGCGCTTTTGGTTTATGTTTCATCATGGATCAAATGCCATTATCCCGATATTTTTGCAGCATCCTTGCTCAATAGTCAGCCTATGGGATTCTATCAGCCTGCGCAGATCGTTATTGATGCGGAGCGACATGGGGTGAAAATTCTACCCATCGATATCAACCATTCCTTTTGGGATAATACCCTGGAAGGTAAAATGGGGCACCCGCATGCGCTGCGCTTGGGCTTACGTCAGATCAAGGGATTTTCGGAAGAAGAAGCACTATTGCTGACCTCGGCGCGCCAACATGGATATTCGGCGATCACAACGATGATGGAAGTTGGGCTGTCCCTGTCTGGACTGGAAAGGTTGGCTGAGGCGGATGCTTTCCGTTCACTGGGCATCGATCGCCGGAGGGCATTGTGGGAAATCACTGCTTTAGGAGATCGTCCCATTGGATTATTTGAAGGGAAACCTTCACCACAAAGCATAGAAGGGCAGATTGAGCTACCTTTGTTGCGCCCCAGCCAACATGTCGTAGCGGATTATGCAAGAACCGGGTTGTCCATCAAAGCGCATCCCGTAAGTTTCCTACGTGACAAATTGGATCTTCTGCATATTGTACCAACTGAAAAATTAAACCTGATCAAAAATAATATGCCCGTAAAGGTATGTGGATTGATTACAGTGCGGCAGCGGCCTGGAACATCCAAAGGCGTGCTATTTGTGACCATTGAAGATGATACTGGATTTGCAAACGTGGTTATCTGGAGTAAAGTATTCGAAAAATACCGAAAGGAGATCCTTCGAGCTAAATTGTTTATGGTTGCAGGAAAAGTACAGGTAGAGGGAGAGGTGATCCATATCATTGCTGAACGCTGTTTTGATATGTCGGGTTTATTAAAAAATCTGGCAGAAGAGGATGAGCAGGTGAATGATGTTTTTTATAAAGGAAGAAATTTTCATTGA